A genomic window from Agrobacterium tumefaciens includes:
- the secA gene encoding preprotein translocase subunit SecA has protein sequence MVSLGGIARKLFGSANDRRVRSYKSKIAAINALEEATKALSDEALAAKTAEFRQQLADGKTLDDLLIPAFAVAREASRRVLHMRPFDVQLTGGMILHGGAIAEMKTGEGKTLVATLAVYLNALAGKGVHVVTVNDYLAKRDAATMSRLYGFLGLTTGVIVHGLDDDQRREAYACDITYATNNELGFDYLRDNMKYDRAQMVQRGHNYAIVDEVDSILVDEARTPLIISGPLDDRSDLYNTIDAFIPLLSPEDYEIDEKQRSANFSEDGTEKLENLLRQAGLLKGESLYDIENVAIVHHINNALKAHKLFTRDKDYIVRNDEIVIIDEFTGRMMPGRRYSEGQHQALEAKEKVQIQPENQTLSSVTFQNYFRMYSKLAGMTGTASTEAEEFGNIYGLDVIEVPTNLPIQRIDEDDEVYRTGEEKFLAIITEIKAAHERGQPVLVGTTSIEKSELLAHMLRQSGFTDFQVLNARYHEQEAYIVSQAGVPGAVTIATNMAGRGTDIQLGGNVDMRLERELEGMEPGPELDAKEEAIRAEIKVLKEKALAAGGLYVIATERHESRRIDNQLRGRSGRQGDPGRSKFYLSLQDDLMRIFGSERMDSMLQKLGLKEGEAIVHPWINKALERAQKKVEARNFETRKNLLKYDDVLNDQRKVIFDQRLELMEADNIGETAADMRNEVIETLVAKHIPENAYAEQWDIAGLKAGIAQFLNLDLPVEEWAKEEGIAEDDILQRVTEAADKYADERAERFGPEIMTYVERSVILQTIDHLWREHIVNLDHLRSVVGFRGYAQRDPLQEYKAEAFELFQALLANLREGVTAQLMRVELVQQEPQQPELPEMTAHHLDPVTGEDEMSHGGQVVPVAFVPSEERDPENPATWGRIGRNEMCPCGSGKKYKHCHGVYEQA, from the coding sequence ATGGTCAGTCTCGGCGGAATAGCCCGCAAGTTGTTCGGTTCGGCAAATGATCGCCGCGTCCGCTCCTATAAAAGCAAGATCGCAGCCATCAATGCGCTGGAAGAGGCCACCAAGGCACTCTCCGACGAAGCGCTGGCGGCCAAGACGGCGGAATTCCGCCAGCAGCTTGCCGATGGCAAGACGCTGGATGACCTGCTGATCCCGGCTTTCGCCGTCGCCCGTGAGGCGTCGCGCCGCGTTCTGCACATGCGCCCCTTCGACGTGCAGCTGACCGGCGGCATGATTCTGCATGGCGGCGCCATCGCCGAAATGAAGACCGGTGAAGGCAAGACACTGGTGGCGACCCTTGCGGTCTACCTCAACGCGCTCGCCGGCAAGGGCGTGCATGTCGTTACCGTCAACGACTACCTCGCCAAGCGCGACGCCGCCACGATGAGCAGGCTCTATGGCTTCCTCGGCCTGACGACCGGCGTCATCGTGCACGGCCTGGACGACGACCAGCGCCGCGAGGCCTATGCCTGCGACATCACCTACGCGACAAATAACGAACTCGGCTTCGATTATCTGCGCGACAACATGAAATATGATCGCGCCCAGATGGTGCAGCGTGGCCACAACTACGCCATCGTCGACGAAGTCGACTCGATCCTGGTCGATGAGGCGCGCACGCCGCTCATCATTTCCGGCCCGCTGGACGATCGCTCCGATCTTTACAACACCATCGACGCTTTCATTCCGCTTCTGTCGCCGGAAGATTACGAGATCGACGAGAAGCAGCGTTCGGCCAACTTCTCCGAAGACGGCACCGAGAAGCTCGAGAACCTGCTGCGTCAGGCGGGCCTTCTGAAGGGCGAATCGCTTTACGACATCGAAAACGTCGCCATCGTCCACCACATCAACAACGCGCTGAAGGCCCACAAGCTCTTTACCCGCGACAAGGACTACATCGTCCGCAACGACGAGATCGTCATCATCGACGAGTTTACCGGCCGCATGATGCCCGGCCGCCGTTATTCCGAAGGTCAGCACCAGGCGCTGGAAGCCAAGGAAAAGGTGCAGATCCAGCCGGAAAACCAGACGCTTTCCTCCGTCACCTTCCAGAACTATTTCCGCATGTACTCAAAGCTTGCCGGCATGACCGGTACGGCATCGACGGAAGCGGAAGAATTCGGCAACATCTACGGCCTCGATGTCATCGAAGTGCCGACCAACCTGCCGATCCAGCGTATCGACGAGGATGACGAGGTTTACCGCACCGGCGAGGAGAAATTCCTGGCCATCATCACCGAGATCAAGGCGGCGCATGAACGCGGCCAGCCGGTTCTCGTCGGCACCACGTCGATCGAAAAATCCGAACTTCTGGCCCATATGCTGCGCCAGTCCGGCTTTACCGATTTCCAGGTCCTGAACGCCCGTTATCACGAGCAGGAAGCCTATATCGTTTCGCAGGCCGGCGTTCCCGGCGCCGTGACCATCGCCACCAACATGGCCGGCCGCGGTACCGACATCCAGCTTGGCGGCAACGTCGACATGCGCCTCGAGCGCGAGCTGGAAGGCATGGAGCCGGGTCCCGAGCTTGATGCCAAGGAAGAGGCGATCCGCGCCGAGATCAAGGTGCTCAAGGAAAAGGCGCTTGCCGCCGGCGGTCTTTACGTCATCGCCACCGAGCGCCACGAAAGCCGCCGTATCGACAACCAGCTGCGCGGCCGTTCCGGCCGTCAGGGCGACCCCGGCCGCTCGAAATTCTATCTGTCGCTCCAGGATGACCTGATGCGCATCTTCGGCTCCGAGCGCATGGACTCGATGCTGCAGAAGCTCGGTCTGAAGGAAGGCGAGGCCATCGTCCATCCCTGGATCAACAAGGCGCTGGAACGCGCCCAGAAGAAGGTCGAAGCCCGCAACTTCGAGACCCGCAAGAACCTTCTGAAATATGACGACGTGCTGAATGATCAGCGCAAGGTGATCTTCGATCAGCGCCTCGAGCTGATGGAAGCCGACAATATCGGCGAAACCGCAGCCGACATGCGCAATGAAGTCATCGAAACGCTCGTCGCCAAGCATATTCCCGAAAATGCCTATGCCGAACAGTGGGATATCGCCGGCCTGAAGGCGGGTATCGCCCAGTTCCTGAACCTCGACCTCCCGGTGGAGGAATGGGCCAAGGAAGAAGGCATCGCCGAGGACGACATTCTTCAGCGCGTTACCGAGGCGGCCGACAAATACGCCGACGAGCGTGCGGAACGTTTCGGTCCCGAGATCATGACCTATGTGGAACGTTCGGTCATTCTCCAGACGATCGACCATCTGTGGCGCGAACATATCGTCAATCTCGACCATCTGCGCTCCGTCGTCGGTTTCCGTGGTTACGCCCAGCGCGATCCGTTGCAGGAATACAAGGCGGAAGCCTTCGAGCTGTTCCAGGCACTGCTTGCCAATCTGCGTGAAGGCGTCACCGCCCAGCTGATGCGCGTGGAACTCGTGCAGCAGGAACCGCAGCAGCCGGAACTGCCGGAAATGACCGCACATCACCTCGACCCGGTCACGGGCGAAGACGAGATGTCGCATGGCGGACAAGTCGTGCCGGTTGCTTTCGTGCCGAGCGAGGAGCGCGATCCGGAAAACCCCGCCACCTGGGGCCGTATCGGCCGCAACGAAATGTGCCCCTGCGGTTCGGGCAAGAAATACAAGCACTGCCACGGCGTTTACGAACAGGCTTAA
- a CDS encoding DMT family transporter: MAPRDLAAYIFLALAWGVSFLLLLHVVAAFGWIGAVTLRSLMTAVALFLIALAARRKLTFSAGWRAFAIVGATTVAGQLIGLSYATPQIGTAMAAILVATIPLFSMLISQIWGIERLTRQGIAGLVIGFAGIVLLVGFPAVPVTTGFIIGCAAAVAACICAAYGSNYASLHLKGVGSWEITIGSFLTGGLMTFPLLLAVPLPGTPGLVDYGYLLIQAVVMSGLTYITYFRLVSSIGATKAISVEFAVTVVAVLVGALVLDEPLSLPQLFGAGIIILGCALVLDLLPGRKAPPTPSGA, translated from the coding sequence ATGGCCCCTCGCGATCTCGCCGCCTATATTTTTCTCGCACTCGCGTGGGGTGTGTCTTTCCTGCTGCTTCTCCATGTTGTGGCCGCCTTCGGCTGGATAGGCGCAGTCACACTTCGCTCGCTGATGACCGCCGTGGCCCTCTTTCTCATCGCGCTCGCGGCGCGCCGGAAGCTCACATTTTCTGCGGGCTGGCGGGCATTTGCAATTGTCGGCGCAACGACGGTCGCTGGGCAATTGATCGGCCTGTCCTACGCGACACCCCAGATCGGCACCGCAATGGCCGCCATTCTGGTCGCCACAATCCCACTTTTTTCCATGCTCATTTCGCAGATATGGGGGATCGAGCGGCTGACGCGACAGGGAATTGCGGGTCTCGTCATCGGATTTGCCGGCATTGTCCTGCTTGTCGGTTTTCCCGCCGTGCCCGTTACCACCGGCTTCATCATCGGCTGCGCCGCCGCTGTCGCCGCCTGCATCTGCGCCGCCTATGGCAGTAATTATGCGAGCCTTCACCTGAAAGGGGTGGGCTCCTGGGAAATCACCATCGGCTCCTTCCTGACCGGCGGCCTGATGACCTTCCCGCTTCTTCTCGCCGTACCCTTGCCCGGAACGCCGGGTCTTGTCGATTACGGATATCTTCTCATCCAGGCGGTCGTCATGAGCGGCCTCACCTACATCACCTATTTCCGGCTTGTCTCCTCCATCGGCGCGACCAAGGCGATCAGCGTGGAGTTCGCCGTAACTGTCGTCGCGGTGCTCGTCGGCGCCCTGGTGCTCGATGAACCCCTATCGCTTCCCCAGCTGTTTGGCGCCGGCATCATCATACTGGGCTGCGCATTGGTACTTGATCTCCTGCCCGGCAGGAAAGCACCGCCCACGCCATCGGGGGCATGA
- a CDS encoding acyltransferase family protein: MQPGNSDYEHYWDPLRALLMLLGIPYHASLLYSHALPWDIKDFETSPFLSALGAAFVTFRMPAFFLVAGYFSVMVIGKKGRMRWLKQRFLRLGIPFVVAVLLLGPSQLFMLKLSEFAKGDITAGEMMQNLPDLLQPSEQWIMHLWFLPALLAYSVLLAGLLHLLEQPPFADAKDWLDRVKDRYPRLFFTALCALPVLWELLVYGSDLLAAKSENSVFLLYERASDPYARYLPFFLIGALLRRDRSLFHRFRQTGILTGIVASGSIATAVTLRLQNPFSNSAPLVLVSAIAAVTTSRLLIDLACRYFDRPSPLAKRMTDASFTIYLLHHPLIYAFGTLFILISLPPVLEFAVIVAATTATAYMLHQAIRCSPLALFLFNGIRRPPVANDIGTQVPASHTLR, translated from the coding sequence ATGCAACCGGGCAATTCAGACTATGAGCATTATTGGGACCCGCTCAGGGCTCTCCTGATGCTGCTCGGCATTCCCTATCACGCCTCGCTGCTCTACAGCCACGCCCTGCCCTGGGACATCAAAGATTTCGAGACCAGCCCGTTCCTGAGCGCGCTTGGAGCGGCATTCGTGACGTTCCGCATGCCTGCGTTTTTTCTCGTCGCCGGGTATTTCTCGGTCATGGTCATCGGCAAAAAAGGCAGGATGCGCTGGCTCAAACAGCGCTTCCTGCGCCTTGGCATACCCTTCGTCGTGGCGGTGCTCCTGCTTGGGCCATCACAGCTTTTCATGCTCAAACTGTCGGAATTTGCCAAGGGCGACATCACTGCCGGCGAAATGATGCAGAACCTGCCGGATCTGTTGCAGCCGAGCGAGCAGTGGATCATGCATCTATGGTTCCTGCCTGCCCTTCTCGCCTATTCGGTGCTGCTTGCGGGCCTCTTGCATCTCCTGGAGCAACCACCGTTTGCAGATGCAAAAGACTGGCTCGACAGGGTGAAGGACCGATATCCGCGCCTGTTCTTCACCGCCCTCTGCGCCCTCCCCGTTCTGTGGGAATTGTTGGTTTATGGCTCCGACCTGCTTGCCGCGAAAAGCGAAAACAGCGTTTTTCTTCTTTATGAACGGGCCTCGGACCCCTATGCGCGCTATCTGCCATTCTTTTTAATCGGGGCTCTGCTGCGCCGTGACAGAAGCCTGTTTCACCGCTTTCGCCAGACCGGCATTCTCACGGGTATCGTCGCGTCCGGTTCCATCGCGACGGCGGTAACGCTGCGATTGCAAAACCCTTTTTCAAACTCGGCGCCACTGGTACTGGTTTCGGCGATTGCAGCCGTGACGACGAGCCGGCTCCTGATCGACCTTGCCTGCCGCTATTTTGACAGGCCCAGCCCGCTTGCCAAACGGATGACGGATGCCTCCTTCACCATCTATCTGCTTCATCATCCGCTGATTTATGCCTTCGGCACGCTTTTCATTCTAATTTCACTGCCGCCCGTCTTGGAATTCGCCGTCATCGTCGCGGCCACCACAGCAACGGCCTATATGCTGCACCAGGCGATACGGTGCAGTCCGCTTGCCCTCTTTCTTTTCAACGGCATCCGCAGGCCGCCGGTGGCAAACGATATTGGCACACAAGTCCCCGCCTCCCACACCCTTCGTTAA
- a CDS encoding lipopolysaccharide biosynthesis protein gives MAILNTAEKALPAGLRAKLAPLVAKIAVIVSGGDDVSRAQRMALVAFAVRIVSAGIAFISQIILARLMGEFEYGLFAFVWVLVILFGNLSCLGFHTTVIRFLPGYRLEEAHDKIMGLTSTARIFAMLSASALALFGFIFLYFFGERIAAYYLIPVALALFTLPMVALGDVLNGTARANGWAISALSPTYIVRPVLILLFMLVAIGLGAEKTATTAMLTALMATYVTTLFHFAFMNRRLNRHFRSVTRQVHFRHWLRFAFPVFLIDGIGFLMTNSDVVIVGLYLPPDQVGIYFAAAKTIVLMQFVFFSVQAAAAPRLAALISANDRQGLAGFASQAARWAFWPSLAVGGVVLLAGPFLLSLFGPGFVQGYELMFFLFAGFLAKALIGPGETLLNMAGKQKLCVALYIIIFGCNILLNMALIPVYGLKGAAAAVAIAMCIEAVLLHIAIRRTLGIVLFAFNDPRAGQDTGKAV, from the coding sequence ATGGCTATCCTCAACACGGCGGAAAAAGCCCTACCCGCAGGCCTGCGTGCGAAACTCGCGCCGCTGGTAGCGAAAATCGCTGTCATTGTGTCCGGCGGAGATGATGTCTCCCGCGCCCAGCGCATGGCGCTGGTCGCTTTTGCGGTGCGCATCGTCAGTGCCGGTATTGCATTCATCTCCCAGATCATCCTCGCCCGCCTGATGGGCGAATTCGAATACGGCCTGTTCGCCTTCGTCTGGGTTCTGGTGATCCTGTTCGGCAATCTGTCCTGTCTTGGCTTCCACACCACCGTCATTCGCTTTTTGCCCGGCTATCGTCTGGAAGAGGCCCATGACAAGATCATGGGGCTGACCTCGACGGCGCGCATCTTCGCCATGCTTTCGGCCAGCGCTCTGGCGCTTTTCGGCTTCATCTTCCTGTATTTCTTCGGCGAGCGGATCGCAGCCTATTACCTCATTCCCGTTGCGCTGGCGCTTTTCACCCTGCCAATGGTGGCGCTTGGGGACGTGCTGAACGGCACCGCACGCGCCAATGGCTGGGCCATTTCCGCGCTCAGCCCCACCTATATCGTCCGTCCCGTGCTGATCCTGCTGTTCATGCTGGTGGCAATCGGCCTCGGCGCGGAAAAGACCGCAACGACGGCGATGCTGACGGCCCTTATGGCCACCTATGTGACCACGCTTTTCCATTTCGCCTTCATGAACCGAAGGCTCAACCGGCACTTCCGCAGCGTTACCCGCCAGGTGCATTTCCGCCACTGGTTGCGCTTCGCCTTTCCCGTCTTCCTGATCGATGGCATCGGCTTTCTGATGACCAATTCGGATGTGGTGATCGTCGGTCTTTATCTGCCGCCGGATCAGGTCGGTATCTATTTCGCCGCGGCAAAGACCATCGTGCTGATGCAATTCGTGTTTTTCTCAGTGCAGGCAGCGGCGGCGCCGCGCCTCGCCGCCCTGATTTCGGCAAATGACCGGCAGGGCCTGGCGGGCTTCGCCAGCCAGGCGGCGCGATGGGCTTTCTGGCCGTCGCTGGCCGTGGGCGGCGTCGTGCTTCTGGCGGGCCCTTTCCTGCTATCGCTGTTCGGTCCGGGCTTCGTCCAGGGTTACGAGTTGATGTTCTTCCTCTTTGCCGGCTTCCTTGCAAAAGCGTTGATCGGCCCCGGAGAAACGCTGTTGAATATGGCCGGCAAACAAAAATTGTGCGTGGCTCTTTATATTATTATCTTCGGTTGCAACATTCTGCTCAACATGGCGCTGATTCCGGTCTATGGTCTGAAAGGGGCCGCGGCGGCGGTCGCGATAGCCATGTGCATAGAAGCTGTGCTATTGCATATTGCCATTCGCCGTACACTCGGGATCGTCCTTTTTGCCTTCAACGATCCCCGGGCGGGTCAAGACACTGGGAAGGCGGTGTAA
- a CDS encoding GNAT family N-acetyltransferase, with translation MSSDPKNPDFQDPRIAALMASAERDRPVADSSRRVGRDGREFCIYPGQLGYEMQEELDFLSNRVMEANVFFTGRLLAPAMPRIDDKSVRFALIRDENGARSRMRFLMPFTVEKPGFSIGPSIIRVWANPFGPLGTPLVDTEGAAETLDNLFDALSDPEMRLPNVLVLPDVRLEGPFASMFRAIAISRNLPLTTTGSYQRPVLESLLDGEAYLRNSLAPHHMREMRRQWRQLEQLGTLSYTVARQPKDIRYRMEEFLALEASGWKGRKRTALVNDRYRAAFAREAITNLAEADAVRIHTIDLNGSAIASMVVFLTAGEAYTWKTAFDENYGQFSPGKLLVQKLTGWHLDDANIMRSDSCAVPDHPIMSRFWQQRQEMGTLVVGLTHNSDRDVRQVSTQVDMYRNTRNLARSLRQKILSFGRKGN, from the coding sequence ATGTCCAGCGACCCAAAGAATCCGGATTTTCAGGACCCGCGCATCGCTGCGCTGATGGCGTCTGCGGAGCGTGACCGCCCCGTTGCAGACAGCAGCCGGCGCGTGGGACGCGACGGCCGCGAATTCTGTATCTATCCGGGCCAGCTCGGTTATGAAATGCAGGAGGAACTCGACTTCCTGTCCAATCGCGTCATGGAAGCGAATGTCTTCTTCACCGGGCGGCTGCTTGCGCCCGCCATGCCGCGTATCGACGATAAGTCCGTGCGTTTCGCCCTCATTCGCGACGAAAACGGCGCCAGAAGCCGCATGCGTTTTCTGATGCCCTTTACCGTCGAAAAGCCGGGCTTTTCCATCGGTCCTTCCATTATCCGCGTCTGGGCGAACCCCTTCGGTCCGCTCGGCACACCGCTGGTCGATACCGAAGGCGCTGCGGAAACGCTCGACAATCTTTTCGACGCGCTCTCCGATCCGGAAATGCGCCTGCCGAATGTGCTCGTGCTGCCGGATGTGCGGCTTGAAGGGCCTTTCGCCAGCATGTTCAGGGCCATCGCCATCAGCCGCAACCTGCCATTGACCACGACAGGAAGTTATCAGCGGCCGGTTCTGGAAAGCCTTCTCGACGGTGAGGCCTATCTGCGCAACTCGCTTGCGCCGCACCATATGCGGGAAATGCGCCGGCAGTGGCGACAACTCGAGCAACTCGGCACGCTATCCTATACGGTTGCCCGTCAGCCGAAGGACATACGCTACCGCATGGAGGAATTCCTGGCGCTGGAGGCGAGCGGCTGGAAAGGCCGCAAACGCACCGCGCTGGTCAATGATCGTTATCGCGCGGCCTTCGCCCGCGAGGCGATCACCAATCTGGCCGAAGCGGATGCGGTGCGCATTCACACCATCGATCTCAACGGCAGCGCGATTGCGTCCATGGTCGTCTTTTTGACGGCCGGCGAGGCCTATACGTGGAAAACCGCCTTTGACGAAAACTACGGGCAGTTCTCTCCCGGCAAGCTGCTGGTGCAGAAACTGACCGGCTGGCATCTGGACGACGCCAATATCATGCGCAGCGACAGCTGTGCGGTGCCCGACCATCCGATCATGAGCCGCTTCTGGCAACAGCGTCAGGAAATGGGCACGTTGGTCGTGGGGTTGACCCATAACAGCGACCGCGACGTGCGGCAGGTTTCCACGCAGGTGGACATGTATCGCAACACCCGGAACCTCGCCCGCAGCCTGCGGCAGAAGATCCTGTCCTTCGGACGCAAGGGCAATTAA
- a CDS encoding disulfide bond formation protein B: MATATTADNSRTLAALGVTAGMIFTVGSALGFQHIGGYTPCALCLLQRDPYYYAIPLGILAVATSVFKLPVQITRLLLALIGVAMLIGAGLGVYHAGVEWGFWEGPITCATGAPSITTNAGDLLGNLNAIKAPSCNDAALRVLGLSFAGWNVIASVALAAVAFFGASRKSR; the protein is encoded by the coding sequence ATGGCCACTGCAACGACCGCCGACAACAGCCGCACGCTCGCCGCTCTTGGCGTCACGGCGGGAATGATCTTCACCGTGGGCTCCGCCCTCGGTTTCCAGCATATTGGCGGTTACACGCCCTGCGCCTTGTGCCTGTTGCAGCGCGATCCCTATTATTATGCCATTCCGCTGGGCATATTGGCCGTTGCCACCAGCGTCTTCAAGCTGCCGGTTCAGATCACCCGGCTGCTGCTTGCCCTCATCGGCGTGGCGATGCTGATCGGCGCCGGGCTTGGCGTTTATCATGCCGGCGTGGAATGGGGTTTCTGGGAAGGCCCGATCACCTGCGCCACCGGCGCGCCGTCCATCACCACCAATGCCGGCGATCTGCTGGGCAATCTGAACGCCATCAAGGCGCCTTCGTGCAACGATGCGGCACTTCGGGTACTCGGCCTTTCCTTCGCCGGCTGGAATGTCATCGCAAGCGTTGCACTTGCGGCAGTCGCCTTTTTTGGCGCGAGCCGTAAAAGCCGGTAA
- a CDS encoding HNH endonuclease: MTIAVSPQALPALVLNADYRPLSYYPLSLWSWQDAIKAVFLDRVNIIAEYDHAVSSPSFSMRLPSVVSLKTYVQPTRNPAFTRFNVFLRDKFECQYCGTRDELTFDHVVPRAHGGETTWHNVVAACSPCNLKKGSKLPKQAGMFPAQKPFQPTVQDLHNNGRLFPPNYLHESWMDYLYWDTELQP, translated from the coding sequence TTGACGATTGCAGTTTCACCACAGGCCCTGCCGGCGCTCGTTCTGAACGCAGACTACAGGCCACTGAGTTATTATCCCTTGTCGTTATGGTCCTGGCAGGACGCGATCAAGGCCGTCTTTCTAGACCGTGTGAACATCATTGCAGAATATGATCACGCGGTGTCGTCCCCCAGCTTTTCCATGCGGCTGCCGAGTGTCGTCAGCCTCAAGACCTATGTGCAGCCCACCCGCAACCCCGCCTTCACGCGCTTCAACGTTTTCCTTCGGGACAAGTTCGAATGCCAGTATTGCGGCACGCGGGACGAACTGACCTTCGACCATGTGGTTCCACGCGCGCATGGCGGTGAAACCACCTGGCACAATGTCGTTGCGGCGTGCTCTCCCTGCAACCTTAAAAAGGGCAGCAAGCTTCCCAAGCAGGCGGGCATGTTCCCGGCGCAGAAGCCTTTCCAGCCCACGGTTCAGGATTTGCACAATAATGGGCGGCTGTTCCCGCCCAATTATCTGCACGAAAGCTGGATGGACTATCTTTACTGGGATACCGAGCTGCAGCCCTGA
- a CDS encoding transglutaminase-like cysteine peptidase, whose amino-acid sequence MAKKAIRLAKTLAVATGMAASIATTAPAVPLGGLAKNPVVSRPGQFMTTSRPTIAPIAFAKFCDNAADQCVRIGDRDTVELTKQKRAELQSINSQINSSIIYVSESAGQDEWKLNPASGDCDDYAVTKRQRLLRAGWPSGALRIATARTTDGIGHAVLVVSTSQGDLVLDNRTNVVKPWKSVDLKWIKIQSHENPRVWLKL is encoded by the coding sequence ATGGCGAAGAAAGCAATCCGTCTCGCAAAGACTTTGGCAGTCGCTACCGGTATGGCGGCAAGTATCGCAACAACGGCACCGGCCGTTCCGCTTGGCGGCCTCGCGAAGAATCCCGTCGTATCGCGGCCCGGCCAGTTCATGACAACGAGCCGTCCGACCATCGCGCCAATCGCCTTTGCGAAATTCTGTGATAATGCCGCCGACCAATGTGTGCGGATTGGCGATCGCGACACGGTCGAGCTGACGAAACAGAAGCGTGCGGAGCTTCAGAGTATCAACTCCCAGATCAATAGCTCGATAATCTATGTCAGCGAATCGGCCGGACAGGACGAATGGAAGCTGAACCCGGCGAGCGGCGACTGCGACGACTACGCGGTGACCAAGCGGCAGCGGCTCCTGCGCGCTGGTTGGCCCTCGGGCGCCCTGCGCATTGCCACCGCCCGCACCACTGATGGCATAGGCCACGCAGTTCTCGTCGTCAGCACAAGCCAGGGCGACCTGGTGCTGGACAACCGCACCAATGTCGTCAAACCGTGGAAATCCGTGGACTTGAAATGGATCAAGATTCAGTCGCACGAAAACCCGCGTGTCTGGCTGAAACTCTAG
- a CDS encoding serine/threonine protein phosphatase has protein sequence MPKVLNWIRGRKQPALRDDRRRRRIDLGDRPVSFPIYAIGDVHGSLDLLLHAERKILADMAGNPSPALVVLLGDYVDRGRDSCGVLEHLLRPPQAPLRRIALCGNHEQLFSDFLENPQDNMHWLDFGGRQTLLSYGVDIDYFLHKGRLRLQPFKDALIGAIPQTHRQLLSSLPIYARIGPYIFVHAGFRPGTPLEAQTDEDMLWIREPFLSEGAGLELLVIHGHTPVAEPESGPQRIGIDTGAFTTGRLTVLKLSDAGLHLIS, from the coding sequence ATGCCCAAGGTGCTAAACTGGATTCGCGGTCGTAAACAGCCTGCCCTCCGCGACGACCGGAGGCGGCGCAGAATAGACCTTGGCGACAGGCCGGTATCCTTTCCGATCTACGCCATTGGCGATGTGCACGGCAGCCTGGATCTGCTCCTGCATGCGGAACGGAAAATCCTTGCGGACATGGCTGGCAACCCGTCTCCTGCTCTGGTCGTTCTCCTGGGTGACTACGTCGATCGCGGGCGCGATTCCTGCGGCGTTCTGGAACACCTGTTGCGACCACCACAGGCGCCGCTGCGTCGCATCGCGCTTTGCGGCAATCACGAGCAGCTCTTCAGCGATTTTCTCGAAAATCCGCAAGACAACATGCACTGGCTGGATTTCGGCGGTCGCCAAACGCTTTTGTCCTATGGCGTCGACATAGACTATTTCCTGCACAAGGGCCGTCTTCGGCTTCAGCCATTCAAGGATGCGCTGATCGGCGCCATTCCCCAGACCCACCGTCAGCTTTTGTCCAGCCTGCCAATCTATGCCCGCATCGGGCCTTACATCTTTGTGCATGCCGGTTTCAGACCTGGCACGCCGCTTGAGGCACAGACCGATGAGGATATGCTGTGGATCAGGGAACCCTTCCTTTCGGAAGGCGCGGGCCTAGAGCTTCTCGTCATCCACGGGCACACCCCGGTCGCGGAACCAGAGAGCGGCCCGCAACGTATCGGCATCGACACCGGCGCTTTTACGACGGGCAGGCTTACCGTTCTGAAACTCTCGGATGCCGGGCTGCACCTGATTTCCTGA